One window of Thermodesulfovibrio aggregans genomic DNA carries:
- a CDS encoding radical SAM protein, producing the protein MNPSQTQKPVYLKLSEEEFNQKIEKAFEILKNCTLCPRSCKVDRTSGQKGSCRVLDKPYVSSWGPHFGEETPLVGRYGSGTIFFGFCNLACVYCQNWTISHLGEGEEVSYDELAAIMIFLQNSGCHNINLVTPTHQVPQIIKSIYIAREQGLRIPIVYNCGGYEAIETLQILDGIIDIYMPDFKYADSALAEKYSKIKNYTEFAKKALKEMHRQVGDLIINEEGVAVRGLLVRHLVLPNNIAGTEEVVKFIAQEISKNTYINIMDQYRPCWQADQYPELSRKITQKEFEEAVNAALKYGLKRIDCLIYSKRYYRWL; encoded by the coding sequence ATGAATCCATCTCAGACTCAAAAGCCAGTTTATTTAAAGTTATCAGAAGAAGAGTTTAATCAGAAAATAGAAAAGGCTTTTGAAATTCTTAAAAACTGCACCCTCTGTCCAAGAAGTTGTAAAGTTGACAGAACCTCGGGACAAAAAGGAAGTTGTAGAGTTCTTGATAAACCCTATGTTTCAAGCTGGGGACCCCATTTTGGAGAGGAAACTCCTCTTGTTGGAAGATATGGCTCAGGTACAATATTTTTTGGTTTCTGTAATTTGGCTTGTGTATACTGCCAGAACTGGACAATAAGCCATCTTGGAGAAGGTGAAGAAGTCTCATATGATGAGCTTGCAGCTATTATGATTTTTCTTCAAAATTCAGGCTGTCACAACATAAATCTTGTTACACCAACTCATCAGGTGCCTCAGATTATTAAATCCATTTACATTGCCCGTGAGCAGGGTCTCAGAATTCCAATTGTTTACAATTGCGGTGGTTATGAAGCCATTGAAACATTGCAAATTCTTGATGGCATTATTGATATTTATATGCCAGATTTTAAATATGCTGATAGTGCTCTGGCTGAAAAGTATTCAAAGATTAAAAATTATACTGAGTTTGCAAAAAAGGCTCTCAAGGAGATGCACAGGCAGGTGGGAGATCTGATTATAAATGAAGAGGGAGTTGCAGTTAGGGGGCTTCTTGTAAGACACCTCGTTTTACCTAACAATATTGCAGGAACAGAGGAGGTTGTAAAATTTATCGCTCAGGAAATCTCTAAAAATACTTACATAAACATTATGGATCAGTACAGACCCTGCTGGCAGGCTGATCAATATCCTGAACTTTCAAGAAAAATTACTCAAAAAGAGTTTGAAGAAGCTGTAAATGCAGCCTTAAAATACGGATTAAAAAGGATTGATTGCCTTATTTATTCAAAGAGATATTACAGATGGCTCTAA
- a CDS encoding metallophosphoesterase, whose amino-acid sequence MKIGIISDTHDHMDNIRKALKIFKENNVKAIIHAGDFVSPFTWRVFKDFEGEFYGVFGNNDGDRVLLKKMYGERIQPQIREFEIEGKRIALMHEPQMLEALAQSGRFDLIVYGHMHEVDIRRINNTLIINPGEACGWLYGKATVVVLDIERLEPSVISL is encoded by the coding sequence ATGAAAATAGGAATTATCTCTGACACCCATGATCATATGGATAATATAAGAAAGGCATTGAAAATCTTTAAAGAAAACAATGTAAAAGCAATAATTCATGCTGGTGACTTTGTATCGCCCTTTACATGGAGAGTTTTTAAGGATTTTGAAGGTGAATTTTACGGAGTTTTTGGAAACAATGATGGTGATAGAGTTCTTTTAAAGAAAATGTATGGAGAAAGAATTCAGCCTCAGATAAGGGAGTTTGAGATTGAAGGCAAAAGGATTGCTCTTATGCATGAACCACAGATGCTTGAGGCACTTGCTCAATCAGGAAGATTTGACCTGATTGTTTATGGACATATGCATGAAGTTGATATACGCAGGATAAATAATACTTTAATTATAAATCCTGGAGAAGCCTGTGGGTGGCTCTATGGAAAAGCAACTGTTGTAGTTCTTGATATTGAAAGATTAGAGCCATCTGTAATATCTCTTTGA
- a CDS encoding segregation and condensation protein A: MPVFEGPLDLLLHLIKQNKVDIYNIPIALITKQYLEYIELMRELDLEIASEFLLMAATLIYIKSKMLLPKQEQFEEEEDPRKELVEQLIEYEKIKKASDFLKNQYLIWSKAFPRTTSKEEEVFIEELNIFDLFQALKKILDRPQPKVYIPKETIKVEEKIEQILNVLKVKKSVYFEQLFEPDSSRVEIIVIFLALLELLRLGIARAYQDKPFGKILINLEEGNENRNYL; encoded by the coding sequence TTGCCAGTATTTGAAGGTCCCCTTGATTTACTTCTTCATCTTATCAAGCAGAATAAAGTTGATATTTACAATATTCCAATTGCACTGATTACAAAACAGTATCTTGAGTATATAGAGCTTATGAGAGAGCTTGATCTTGAGATTGCTTCAGAGTTTCTTCTTATGGCAGCTACATTGATTTATATAAAATCAAAAATGCTTCTTCCAAAGCAGGAACAGTTTGAAGAAGAGGAAGACCCAAGAAAAGAACTTGTTGAACAACTCATTGAATACGAAAAAATAAAAAAAGCCTCAGATTTTCTGAAAAATCAATATCTTATATGGTCAAAGGCTTTTCCAAGAACTACTTCTAAAGAAGAAGAGGTTTTTATTGAAGAACTGAATATCTTTGATCTTTTTCAGGCTCTAAAGAAAATACTTGATAGACCACAACCAAAAGTATATATTCCAAAGGAGACCATAAAGGTTGAAGAAAAGATTGAGCAGATTTTGAATGTTTTGAAGGTGAAAAAATCAGTTTATTTTGAGCAACTTTTTGAACCCGATTCTTCAAGGGTTGAAATTATAGTAATCTTTCTTGCATTATTGGAATTATTAAGACTCGGAATTGCTCGTGCTTATCAGGACAAACCTTTTGGCAAAATTTTAATAAATCTGGAGGAAGGAAATGAAAATAGGAATTATCTCTGA
- a CDS encoding molybdopterin-binding protein — protein sequence MLDKRYLLPDDAVKLILKHLTEKCLPVETLPIEECYGRVTAEDIVSPEDLPGFERSTVDGFAVKASDTFGARESSPVYLTVKGDIPMGAIPDFSLSNGEVASIATGGMLPEGADAVVMIEHVNVVSKDLIEVLKAVSPGENVIFRDEDAKKGEVVIKAGHRLKPQDIGGLAGLGVTTVNVVKKPVVSIILTGDEIVPHTEKVTPGKVRDVNSFTLAGLSYENGAVPLKMGIVKDEYNKLKETVQKAYQISDIVLITGGTSAGVKDLTAKVIDELGSPGVLFHGVSIKPGKPVIGAVCNGKPVFGLPGHPVAVYICFELFVKPVINYMLGVTDKEFKKTVKAKISRSIHSQAGREDFIRVSLEERDGEIWATPLLSKSGLIMSLVRAHGIVNIPSQLLGVSEGDEVLVEIID from the coding sequence ATGCTTGACAAAAGATATCTTCTTCCAGATGATGCTGTAAAGCTTATACTGAAACACCTCACTGAAAAATGCCTTCCTGTGGAAACATTGCCAATTGAGGAATGCTACGGGAGAGTAACAGCAGAGGATATTGTATCCCCTGAAGACCTTCCTGGATTTGAGCGCTCAACTGTTGATGGATTTGCTGTAAAAGCCTCTGATACATTTGGTGCCAGAGAAAGCTCTCCAGTCTATCTTACTGTAAAAGGCGATATACCTATGGGAGCTATACCAGATTTTTCTTTGTCAAACGGAGAAGTGGCATCAATTGCAACTGGAGGTATGCTTCCTGAAGGTGCGGATGCGGTTGTCATGATTGAGCATGTAAATGTAGTGTCAAAGGATTTGATTGAAGTCTTAAAGGCTGTCTCGCCAGGTGAGAATGTTATATTCCGGGATGAAGACGCAAAAAAAGGAGAAGTTGTAATAAAGGCTGGACACAGGCTTAAGCCTCAGGATATTGGAGGGCTTGCTGGTCTTGGTGTAACAACTGTTAATGTTGTAAAGAAACCTGTAGTATCTATAATTCTTACAGGAGATGAGATAGTTCCACACACAGAAAAGGTTACACCTGGAAAAGTAAGAGATGTAAACTCCTTTACACTGGCAGGCTTAAGTTATGAAAATGGTGCAGTACCTTTAAAAATGGGAATTGTGAAAGATGAATACAATAAGCTTAAGGAAACTGTTCAAAAAGCCTATCAAATAAGTGATATCGTGCTAATTACAGGGGGGACATCTGCAGGTGTTAAGGATTTAACAGCAAAGGTGATAGATGAACTTGGCTCACCGGGTGTGCTGTTTCACGGAGTTTCAATAAAACCGGGAAAACCTGTTATTGGTGCAGTATGCAATGGCAAACCAGTCTTTGGTCTTCCTGGCCATCCTGTAGCTGTTTACATCTGTTTTGAGCTTTTTGTAAAGCCTGTAATTAATTATATGCTTGGAGTTACTGATAAAGAGTTTAAAAAAACTGTAAAAGCAAAGATTTCAAGAAGTATTCACTCTCAAGCTGGTAGAGAAGACTTTATCAGGGTATCTCTTGAAGAACGTGATGGTGAAATCTGGGCAACTCCTCTACTCAGCAAATCAGGGCTCATAATGAGCCTTGTAAGAGCTCACGGAATTGTTAACATTCCTTCTCAGTTACTCGGAGTATCTGAAGGAGATGAAGTTTTAGTTGAAATCATAGATTAG